CGTCGAGCTGTCGATGAGTTCGCGGCCCAGCCTGACCAGCGGCGCCTGCTCGAGGTGCTTCGGTCGTGCATGTACGGAGAACTCCTCTTCGGCCTCACAGGATCAGATGTGCCAGTGGACGGTTCGTTTCCCCGAGGATCTCGGATCCAGATCCGCGGCGGCACTGGCCCGGGCGGCGGTCGGGCGTTGTTCGCCTTCACGCGCCAAGAGGAAATTGATCGCCTGTATCCGCCGGGCACTGAAACCCAGTCGATGGTTACGCCTGCGCGCGGCGCACTGGAGTTGGCGCGGCAGCAACAGGATGCCTGGCTCTATATCGATCCCGCGGGCCCGACGTGTGCGTTGTCGGCCTCCGACATTGACTTTGCCTTGCGTAATCCGAACAACGAGCCGCTGAAGACAGTGCTAGCCGCCCTGGATGCCGGTCATGCCGACAGAAGTGATGTCCTGCAGTTGCTCTTTGCGGACGGCCCGCTGCTGCTGGCTGCGAACGAGGCAACCGAGCCGGGCAAGGTGAGGGTTCGATGGATGACCTTGGCAGATGGCTCGCCGGCCCTGGTCGCCTTTACCAGCGCGCCCGAGGCCGTCGCTTCCAATGCATCGGATGGCTTCTTTGCACTGAGCACGTCTGCGGTGCTCGAAATGGTTCGCAGGGACGGCTATGACGGGATCGTGATAAACCCCGCCGGGCCATCAGTTGCGTTTTCCTTAGCCGACATTTGGGACGACGAGTAGGTGCACTATCGCGTCGAGCTTTCAGCGATGTGCCGGCCGACGACTCGGCGCTCCGAAGAAAAATTGTCGTTCCCGCTGGCCGCGCTGCGTTAGCGATGTTTTACGTTTCGCGGATTCCAGCGTGCGCCGCTTTGTAGTGTTTCGCGATATTGTCGCGAACCCACTGAAGTTGTTCGACGCTGGTCTTGGGCTCGAGCTAACCTCCGCGGCCAACTCTTCCAAAGGTAGCGGACGGTGATGCATGCACCAGCCCACTTCGATGCGGAGGTGCTTTCGGCACTTGGGCGACTGCAGCGCGGCGGTGCGCTCACCGTCGTGGAGGTCGATACAGCACTTGGCGAACTCCGGCGGGCACCGGTGACTCGGCACAATCTCACTCCCGTGGCGGTCGGAGCGTGGGCGCGCCGCGACACACTCCGACTGGCCGATGCGCTCTACGT
Above is a window of Mycolicibacterium baixiangningiae DNA encoding:
- a CDS encoding SseB family protein is translated as MVDNETVRRAVDEFAAQPDQRRLLEVLRSCMYGELLFGLTGSDVPVDGSFPRGSRIQIRGGTGPGGGRALFAFTRQEEIDRLYPPGTETQSMVTPARGALELARQQQDAWLYIDPAGPTCALSASDIDFALRNPNNEPLKTVLAALDAGHADRSDVLQLLFADGPLLLAANEATEPGKVRVRWMTLADGSPALVAFTSAPEAVASNASDGFFALSTSAVLEMVRRDGYDGIVINPAGPSVAFSLADIWDDE